GTCAAGGTTGAAAAGTTAGAACTTCTTGAGAAACAAACCCAACCTCCCAAGCGTTACACTCCCGCGTCAATCATAAAAGAATTAGAGAAGAGAAATTTAGGTACGAAAGCAACACGAGCAAATATCATTGAAAATCTCTATCAAAGAGGTTATGTGAATGACAAATCTATTGAGGCGACAGGTCTTGGTATGCGTACCGTCGCAACGCTTGAAAAGTATTGTCCTGAGATTCTTGATGAAGAAATGACACGTAAATTTGAAGAAGAAATGGAAGAGATTAGAGCGCAGAAAAAGAAAGAAGAGGAAGTACTTGAAGAAGCAAAAACAAATCTCTCCAAAATTCTGGATCATTTCAAGAAGAACGAAGCACTTATTGGTGAAGAACTTGCTCAAGCAACTATTGAAACAAGAGATGAACTCTCGCATATCGGCAAGTGCCCCTCGTGTAAGAGCGGAGATTTACAGGTTCGTAAAGGAAAATACGGTCAGTTCATTGCATGTAATAAGTATCCTGATTGTAAAACCACGTTTTCAATTCCTGCAAAGGCAAAGGTAACAAGCATGAAAAAAGAGTGTGAGCATTGTGGCTACCCTATTGTTTCAATTGGCACAGGTAAGCGTCCTCGTGTGACTTGTCTTAACCCAGATTGTCCTGGTAAAAAGAATGAAGACGAGGAAAAACAGATGAAAAAAGCAGAGTCTAATCCTTGTCCTTCTTGTGGTAAAGGGCAATTAGTGATTAGAAAGTCAATTTATGGTAAATTTGTTGCTTGCGATCAATATCCTAAATGTAAGTATACTCAGAAATTTGAGGAAGGTAAAACCGACGAGCACATGTAGTTGTTTGCTCGTACAACACGTGTCCCGCGAAGAACCCTATTGGGTCTTGTAGTCTCTTTCTTGTGACAAAGAACGTATTTTAAAGAGTATGTGATCCCCCCTAGTACATGACTCTTGCTAAAATCCTGCAACTCATCTTCTTTCTTTGTTTATGTGTAAGCGTAGCTGCGCAAACAGACTCCATTCATTTGCTTGCAGTCTCAGAAGATAAGGGTACGTTTACAGGAACAACTGCGAAGCTGTTTTTGGAAATCAAACCAGGGCAAGGAAGAGTGTTTATTGAAACAATTCCTGCTGCTAAAGTGGACACCCAGCTCTCAACACGGTTTGCTCAGCAGAGTGCATGTAAGTTTACCAATACTGATTGTTCAAAATATGATTTTTTTTATCAGATCCAATCAAGTAGCTCACTTATAGGGGGCCCTTCTGGGGGTGCTGCAATTGCAGGACTTACCGCGGCGATGTTGCGAGGAGATGATGTTCGTGATGATGTTGCAATTACTGGCACTATTTCTTCAGGTTATTTGATTGGACCTGTGGGTCATGTTCTTGAAAAAGTAGAGGCTGCTGCGCAGAAGAACCTCTCGTTAGTACTCATACCAGCAGGCCAAGCGGAGTATCATGACGAAAAAAACCGCACATTTGACGTAATTACTGTTGGTCGCCTTAAAGGTGTTGAAGTTAGAGAAGTGGAAAACCTTGCTCAAGTTGTCTCTCTTATTACAGGTAAAAAAATAGAGGAGAAACCTCAAGAGATCGTTCTTCCTCCCTTTTATGAGAAAACTATGAGAGAAGTTGCTCAGGAACTTTGCGATCACAGTACAGAAAAACTATCCCTTCTTGAAACAGATGAACTTGGAGAAGATGAACAAGCATTTGTTGAAAGAGGTAAGGAAATTCTATTGGAAAGTGAGAATCTCACCGATCAGTATTATGCAAAGGCTTCGCGCTGTTTTTCAGCAAATGTTCAATTTCAAAAAGCAATTGACCTTTTGAAAAATGAGTCTTCTGTTGAAATGCTCAATGAGAGTATTTCTTTATTTGAGTCCGAGCTTGACGCGTATGTTATTGAGACGCTTTCTGATTTACAAACGATGATGATCGTTCGTGAGCGTTTAAGAGATGCTAAGGAGCATCTTACAAGTGATCCTTCATATGCGAAGGTGCGTTTTGAGAGCGCGCAGTCCTGGGCTCGTTTTTTTGGTATGCCAAGCAGAGAATATAAGTTAGATAAGGAAGCCCTTGCAGCATCTTGTTTTGCCAAACGTGGAGAGGTTGAAGAGTTACGACAGTACTTATTGCTTTTCGTAGAACAACTCGGGGGAACGCAGACACGTCTTGAAGTTATTGATGAGCTTGCTCAACAGGGAGATTACGCTTCTTGCTTGTATGAGGCTGCCCTTTTGCATGCGGATTTGCAAGCAATTGCTTCAACGCTTGGCGTTTCTTCTGAGGAGTTTGAACAGCTTGTTGATCGTAAGTTGAATGCTGCAAAAACGTCTGTTGCACAGCAAATTGACCAAGGCATTTTTCCCATGGCTGCTTATGCATATTATGAGTTGGGAAGATCTGTTCAGGAGAGCAGTCCTGCTAATGCTTTGATTTATGCGGAGTATGCTTTAGAACTCTCTGAGCTTGATTTGTATTTTGAGCGTGAACCTGCAAGAAGCGTGGTGAATTTGAACTTTGTTCCTATGGTTCTCTTTTTTCTTGCAGGGCTGATCTTCGGTATTGTAATCGGTATGAGCATGCGTAAGAGAAGGCCAAGAAAGTTGAGATTGCGTTAATCAACACATTTAATAACTCATAGCACGTTCTAGTAGCAGATGGAACATAAGAGTCTTCATAACGGATTCACCATTCCCACTTTGGGCATAGGTACGTTTGGCATAGGCGGATTTGATGAACCCGATCCTTCAAATGAGGAAGTATATGTTAATGCACTTAAAAAGAGCATAGAGTTGGGTTACACACATATAGATACCTCTGAGAGATATGCATGGGGATACTCCGAGGAACTCATAGGAAAGGCCATTCAAGGTGTTGAACGTGATACTCTTTTTATCACATCAAAAGTGTGGGAGACCCACCTTCACTTTGACGATGTCATTGCCAGTGCTGAATCAAGTATACGAAGAATGAACTGTAAGTATCTTGATCTCTACCTGATACATTTCCCCAATGAAACTATTCCAATCAAAGAGACCATGGCTGCGATGAATGAGCTGGTTGAAAGAGGGCTGGTGAAATATATTGGAGTAAGTAACTTTACCAAAGAACAATTCGTTGAAGCCCAGAAACATAGTAAGCATCCTCTTGTCGCAAACCAGTTGAGACATAATATCTGGTCAAAGAATATCGATCTTGAGACCATTAACTGGTGCAGAAACAACAACATTATGGTCATAGCTGATAAGCCATTGGGAAGAGGAAAAATAGTTGAAAGTGTACCCTTCGTTGTTGAGTCTATTGCGGCAAAGTACAAGAAGACTGCAGCTCAAGTAATCCTACGATGGCTAACACAGAAGACCAATGTGGTTGCCATATTCAAATCAACTAATGATAAGCATTTAGAGGAAAATAAGAATATCTTTGATTTTAGGCTTACTGATAAAGAAGCAGAAGATATTGATTCTTTAATCACTAGTTCTTGGTAATAAAACCCTGGCAAAAAGGTCCTTGCGGACCTCTTTGCTGGGGAAAAGAGGTGATTGAAAACCCTGGCAGGGTGGCATCGCGAACGATACCATTCCTGCTGGGGAAAAGAGGTGAGTATGAGCCCCCATCTGTTCTTACTGTGTAGTAGTTCGAACTCATATATAAAACTTTCTCTTTTTTAGTATCTCAGAGTAGTAACATCTGAGATATTTATAAATGGTCCGCCCTTAGTAGCATTATGGCAGGTTATGGAGTGCATGCGACAAAGAAGAAATTCATAGAATATATTGAAAAAAAGCTTCGTAAAACAATAAGGGAACAAGGAGGTCTTAAAAAAGACGAAACAGTTGTTTGCTCCGACTTCACCTACACAGTACTCAAACGCATTCTCAACCTCCCCTTCAAACGTGGTGATAAAGGCACCGTCATTCTTGATTGGTTTCTTGAGGATGAAGTAGACCTCTTTCTGCAAGACATCTCAAAAACACCCCATAAAGAACCACAAGGGATTAAACTCTATCTCCACTTGGAATACGACACCATCAAAACCTATGCGCAAGCAATCAAAGAAACACCTCCGCAAAAAGAATTCTCCAACCGCATCCAAAGACTAGAGAAATTGCAAGCCCTTTATCCTGAAACGAAACATGCTCTTCTGAAAACAATTCAAAAATTAAAGGGGAACTGATTAAAAAGAACTCGCACTTGCACAAGTATGAACAACGTTGCAAGTGTTCCACTTCTTCTCACGCTTCTACTCTTTTTTATTCTTTCTAGTTGCACTTACCCTCTAACAGGACAGAGTATCGCAATTCCACGAGAGCAGGGGCCTCCCATACGAGTAGTGTTTTGCCCCTCTGCGCTGTGTGAGAGTGTTCTAGTTGCATTCATTGAGAATACCTCTTCAACACTTGACTGCAGCTTCTACGATCTGCAATTAGAAAATGTACTAGACGCGCTTAAGAAAAAAAGTGCGACAAGCAAGGTGCGCATCGTCATTGATAACGTAAATAAAAAGAGGGAGAACACCCTTCCTTTTGTTCGTTTTGATACGTCTTCGCAGTATTCTCACAATAAGTTCTGTGTGAAAGATGGCTCTGTTGTGCTTACAGGTTCTATGAATCCCACCTTCAACGGGGCTTATAACAATAATAATTCTTATGTGCTTATTGCTTCGCATCTCCTCTCTCAAAACTATGAAGAGGAGTTTGAAGAATTGTGGAGCGGTAAGTTTGGCAAAGGCAGATCTGTTCGTTATGAGCGCATAATATACAATAATGAAATGATTGAAAACTATTTTTGCCCAGAGGATCACTGTGCGCAACACATCATCAACGCAATAAACAAGGCTCAACAAAGCATTTATTTTGCTACGTTCTCATTTACTCATAAAGACATAGCTCAAGCCCTTATTGATGCTCACAACAGAGGCATTACTGTTTCTGGCATCGTTGAGAGACGGGCAAATTCGCGCTATCATGTAAAGCCCCTTCTTGAAGCCTCTGGCATCTATGTTGCGTGGGATGAAAATCCTGCAACAATGCATCATAAAGTTTTTCTCATAGATAACACCACTATCATAGGGTCTATGAACCCTTCTGTTTCAGGAGATACTAAGAACGATGAAAACATTCTTATACTCCACTCCGAACAAGTTACCGAGCACTACAGGAAGTTACTTCCTTAAACGCATAGGTGTATGATGGGAAAGGAAATAGTTAGAAAACCAATTGCAAGCGGGCAATTTTACCCCGACAACTTTACGCAACTTGATGAATTTATTACAACTTGTTTTACCGGGTCAAAAGGTCCTGCAGCAGTCTCTTCTCGGGGTATTGAGGACGTGCAAGGCATTCTCGTTCCTCATGATAAGTATGCGTTTTCAGGTCCTACTTGTGCTTGGGGATACGCCGAGCTTGCAAAAACGGAGGCTCCTCAGACCGTAATCATTCTCGCACCAGCTCTTTCTGGCTCCACTACTTGTATTTCAAACCAGGATTTTGAGACTCCGTTTGGAAGAGTTGCTTGTGATGTGCCTCTTGCAAAGGCGATGATAGAGCAAGGCATACCGCTTAATAATTATCAACACGGTGTTGAGCATCAAATAGAAGTGCAAATACCTTTTGTGCAATACGTGTATCGAAAACACTTAAACAAGTTGAAGCTCATTCCTCTTCTTATTGGTGATCAGGACCCTGAAGAAATCATTGAAAAACTACGTGGAGCCCTTGAACAAGAGCCTCGTAGGGTGAAATGGATTATTTCCACCAACCTTACACATTATGGTCCGGGGTATCATTACCTTCCCTTTGAGCTTGATGTAGAACAAAAACTTGAGGAGCTTGATAGAACGATGATTTCTCTGATCAACACACCTCAAAAACTTCTTGAATATGTTCACGAAAACAGTGTGCAGTGGTTTGGATTAAACAGCATTCTTATTGCAAAAGCGTTTTTGGGTGAGGCTCAACTCGTACACTACACGAATACGGGAAAGATTCTTGGTGAGTGGAAGAACGTTGTTAGTTATGCTGCGCTTAAATTCGTCTAAGCTCTTGTTCTATTTCATCTTCTATTGTTTTTTTCTTAGGTTCTTTCTTGAGAAGTCTTTTACGAGGAGTTTTGTATGCTAACACCCCTATGATAAGTACTAAAAGAATTGTTGCAATGGTTTTGTAGGGAGCTGACTGTGTAAGATTCTCTTCGAGCGTGGATTCTTGTGTGAGTTCTTGTGTGATATTGTTGTTTTCTTCTTGTTGGTCAGGGGAGGATGTTTCTGCAATTTTTTCTATGATTTCTTGTGATGTTTGTTCTTCTTGCGTTATGATTGAGGCGTTTTCCCTTTTTTGTTTTGGCAAGGGCAATGTTGGGTACGTGCGTGGAAGTGGTCGGTAAAGAGTAATTTCTAGGATTGACTCTTTATCAGAGTCATCAAACAGCACAACAAGGTCTTTTTTAGCGTCTCCTGTTATATCAATGTCAAAGGAGATTCCTTTGAGGAGACCTACTTGACCTCCGTCAAATCTTTTTAAGGTTGCAACACCGTTACCGTAGTTGGTAAAGGTGAGATCATATGATCCGCTGTCAAGGACTACGCGAAGAATGTTTCCTGATTGAAGTGTTACTGTCTGCGTGGTTGTGCTTGGTGTTACTAACACAACTTTTTGAATGATGCTCTTGCTACTTCCCCCGCTTCCTCCACCACCTCCGC
The sequence above is a segment of the Candidatus Woesearchaeota archaeon genome. Coding sequences within it:
- the amrB gene encoding AmmeMemoRadiSam system protein B; translation: MMGKEIVRKPIASGQFYPDNFTQLDEFITTCFTGSKGPAAVSSRGIEDVQGILVPHDKYAFSGPTCAWGYAELAKTEAPQTVIILAPALSGSTTCISNQDFETPFGRVACDVPLAKAMIEQGIPLNNYQHGVEHQIEVQIPFVQYVYRKHLNKLKLIPLLIGDQDPEEIIEKLRGALEQEPRRVKWIISTNLTHYGPGYHYLPFELDVEQKLEELDRTMISLINTPQKLLEYVHENSVQWFGLNSILIAKAFLGEAQLVHYTNTGKILGEWKNVVSYAALKFV
- a CDS encoding aldo/keto reductase → MEHKSLHNGFTIPTLGIGTFGIGGFDEPDPSNEEVYVNALKKSIELGYTHIDTSERYAWGYSEELIGKAIQGVERDTLFITSKVWETHLHFDDVIASAESSIRRMNCKYLDLYLIHFPNETIPIKETMAAMNELVERGLVKYIGVSNFTKEQFVEAQKHSKHPLVANQLRHNIWSKNIDLETINWCRNNNIMVIADKPLGRGKIVESVPFVVESIAAKYKKTAAQVILRWLTQKTNVVAIFKSTNDKHLEENKNIFDFRLTDKEAEDIDSLITSSW